The nucleotide window GAAGGGGCAGACCCATTTGGGTCTGCCCCTTCACTGCGTTCCGTCTCAGTTCCCGTCTCAGTTGGCCGGTACGAGAGCCCCGGCGGCGCCGTCGTCATCGTCGGGCCGGACGGTATCGCTCTTCCAGATCAGCCCGTCGACCTGTTCCGCGACGTTGGTCCGAACGGTGTCGACCATGTGCTGATAGCGGGCGGCCATTGCGGTGGTGGACCAACCCATGAGCCCCATGACGGCTCGCTCCGAGACGCCAAGGATCAACAGCACCGTCGCGGCCGTGTGGCGGGCATCGTGCAGTCGGCCATCCCGCACCTTCGCGTCTTGCAGCAGATCCTTCCAGTCGTCGTAGTCCGTACGGGGAGACGTGCCCCGCCCTGTCTCAGTGGCGAAGAGCCAGCCCTCTTCCGTCCAGCGGTCCCCCGCCGCGGCCTTCTCTACGTCCTGCCGTACCCGGTGCGTCCGGAGCAAGTCGACAAGCTGCTGCGGGAGACCGACCGCTCGGCGGCCGGCGCGCGACTTGGTGTCGGCCGTCTCCGGGTTGGTGCGCTGCCGCTGCGGGCAGTACCCGGCCTTGCGCCCACACGGGTTGTCGTTGACGCAGCCGTGGGCGTACTGCGGTCGCCGTCGGCTGCGCCGGACCATCAGGACGCCTCGCCCGAGGTCCACGTCAGTCCACTTGAGTCCCAGCGCCTCGCCCTGCCGCAGCCCGAGCGCCAGCGCGACGGCCCAGCGGGCTGAGTTCCGCCGGTCGTCGGCAGTCCGCAGCAGCCGCTGCACCTCCTCGACGGTGAACGGTTCGATCTCCTCTTCCCGCACCCGGGGCGCCTTGGCCAGGCGTACAGGGTTCTGTCCGAGGTGCCCCCTCCGCACCGCCTCATTGAGGGCGGTACGGAAGGTGCGGTGAACCTGGTGAGCGGTACCCGGCTTACTACCAGCAGCCATCATTCGGCCGTAGAGCTGTTCGATGTGCTCGGGCCTGAGCTTGTCCAGCTTGTGCGCGCCGAGCCCAGGGATCAGGTGCTTCCTGACTGCGACGCCGTAGCCGACCAT belongs to Streptomyces finlayi and includes:
- a CDS encoding tyrosine-type recombinase/integrase, which translates into the protein MEENKKRTRQPNGRSSIYLGKDGKWHGRVTVGVRDDGKPDRRHVERKTRAEVTNAVKELERGRDAKTLRKPGRAWTVTTWLTHWVEDIAPLGVNENTMVGYGVAVRKHLIPGLGAHKLDKLRPEHIEQLYGRMMAAGSKPGTAHQVHRTFRTALNEAVRRGHLGQNPVRLAKAPRVREEEIEPFTVEEVQRLLRTADDRRNSARWAVALALGLRQGEALGLKWTDVDLGRGVLMVRRSRRRPQYAHGCVNDNPCGRKAGYCPQRQRTNPETADTKSRAGRRAVGLPQQLVDLLRTHRVRQDVEKAAAGDRWTEEGWLFATETGRGTSPRTDYDDWKDLLQDAKVRDGRLHDARHTAATVLLILGVSERAVMGLMGWSTTAMAARYQHMVDTVRTNVAEQVDGLIWKSDTVRPDDDDGAAGALVPAN